One genomic segment of Vibrio penaeicida includes these proteins:
- a CDS encoding ECF-type riboflavin transporter substrate-binding protein, with protein sequence MNFSAKMVVVIAIGAALYGIGGLPMFGIPVFANTTLKPAMAVLALFSVMFGPIVGFLVGFIGHWVTDLFAGWGVWITWVLGSGIVGLVMGLFPVLTRERLKQGELPFKDYVLFVLLALIGNIVGYGCSAFLDTILYAEPFTKVFTQLTIIASANTVLIAVVGYFILKSVAKRKKQSRNLSEA encoded by the coding sequence ATGAACTTCTCAGCAAAAATGGTTGTTGTCATTGCTATTGGTGCAGCACTGTATGGCATTGGTGGATTACCCATGTTTGGTATCCCTGTTTTTGCCAATACAACACTTAAACCAGCCATGGCCGTATTGGCTCTGTTTTCCGTTATGTTTGGACCTATCGTCGGCTTTTTGGTTGGATTCATTGGCCACTGGGTAACAGACTTATTTGCTGGTTGGGGCGTGTGGATTACGTGGGTGTTAGGTTCTGGAATCGTTGGTTTGGTTATGGGGTTGTTCCCTGTTCTGACTCGAGAACGACTAAAGCAAGGTGAACTCCCTTTCAAAGACTACGTCCTGTTTGTCCTTTTGGCTCTCATTGGTAACATTGTCGGCTACGGTTGCTCCGCATTTTTGGATACCATTCTCTACGCCGAACCGTTTACTAAGGTCTTTACTCAGCTCACCATTATTGCCTCAGCCAATACCGTTCTGATTGCCGTAGTTGGGTACTTTATTCTCAAATCCGTAGCGAAAAGGAAAAAACAGAGCCGAAACTTATCGGAGGCTTAA
- a CDS encoding putative quinol monooxygenase: MIHLLACFKAKSGKETELQQMLSAMVEPTKAEPGCLRYELFEDNGEEGHFIFNECFVDQSAFEEHQATAHFAHLIENVNDLISEEIKIITLSPIAS, encoded by the coding sequence ATGATTCATTTACTTGCTTGCTTTAAAGCCAAATCAGGAAAAGAAACAGAACTTCAGCAAATGCTAAGTGCAATGGTTGAACCTACTAAGGCGGAACCTGGATGCCTACGATATGAATTGTTTGAAGATAATGGCGAAGAAGGCCATTTTATTTTCAACGAATGCTTTGTTGATCAAAGCGCATTTGAGGAGCATCAGGCTACCGCCCATTTCGCTCACCTTATTGAAAATGTGAACGACCTTATTTCAGAAGAAATCAAAATTATTACTCTATCGCCAATAGCGAGCTAA
- a CDS encoding glyoxalase superfamily protein, whose amino-acid sequence MTKAIHSMIRVFDLDKSLDFYNKALGLSVEDRFDFDGFSLIYLRNEETSFELELTYNHDQQEPYTHGSGYGHLAVSVENIDKHYQKVTEFGLDPTPVKEFFHNNERLAKFFFLQDPDGYKIEFIERDGRFE is encoded by the coding sequence ATGACAAAAGCGATACACTCCATGATTCGGGTTTTCGATTTAGATAAATCGCTCGACTTCTACAACAAAGCCCTTGGCTTATCTGTTGAAGATCGCTTTGATTTCGATGGTTTTTCTCTTATCTATCTTAGAAATGAAGAAACCAGTTTCGAGCTCGAGCTGACTTACAATCATGACCAGCAAGAACCTTATACTCATGGTTCAGGTTACGGTCATTTAGCTGTATCAGTGGAAAACATCGATAAGCACTATCAGAAAGTCACTGAGTTTGGATTAGATCCGACACCAGTTAAAGAGTTTTTCCACAATAACGAGCGTTTGGCTAAGTTCTTTTTCTTGCAAGACCCAGATGGGTACAAGATCGAGTTCATAGAGCGGGACGGTCGATTCGAATAA
- the yjjG gene encoding pyrimidine 5'-nucleotidase: MKYSWVLFDADETLFSFDAYQGLQTMFSRLSVEFSKEDFDEYQLVNKPLWVKYQDGEISAKQLQEDRFVVWAERLNIHPSELNRLFLDAMADICKPLPFVVEALEQISKYARLGIITNGFTQLQSIRLERTGLSHFFDHVIISEEIGTAKPDVAIFNVALEKMGYPEKDRVLMVVDNPHSDVLGGLNAGIETCWLNVDGTPTPEGITPHYEVKCWKELQALLLG, translated from the coding sequence ATGAAATACAGTTGGGTATTGTTTGATGCGGATGAAACTCTGTTCAGCTTTGACGCATACCAAGGCTTACAAACAATGTTTTCCCGTCTAAGTGTTGAATTCAGCAAAGAAGATTTTGACGAATACCAGTTGGTGAATAAGCCACTGTGGGTCAAGTATCAGGATGGAGAAATATCCGCGAAACAACTTCAAGAAGATCGTTTTGTTGTTTGGGCAGAAAGACTTAACATCCATCCATCTGAATTGAATCGATTATTTCTCGATGCTATGGCTGACATTTGTAAACCGCTGCCTTTCGTTGTCGAGGCGTTGGAACAAATCAGCAAATATGCTCGCCTTGGGATCATCACGAATGGGTTTACTCAATTGCAAAGTATTCGCCTTGAACGAACGGGGTTAAGTCATTTTTTCGATCACGTCATCATTTCTGAAGAAATTGGAACGGCAAAGCCTGATGTCGCTATTTTTAATGTCGCGCTTGAAAAGATGGGGTACCCAGAAAAAGACCGAGTTTTGATGGTGGTGGATAACCCTCATTCCGATGTTTTGGGTGGCTTGAATGCTGGAATAGAGACGTGTTGGTTGAATGTTGACGGAACACCGACACCAGAAGGTATTACTCCACACTATGAAGTGAAATGCTGGAAAGAGTTACAAGCGCTTTTACTGGGTTAA
- a CDS encoding glutaredoxin family protein gives MKLIRWFLGKIILGLNFVFSPKGVKRDQNEQQIINQKTQQLSLYQFEACPFCVKVRREMKRQSLNIELRDAKNNATHREELENGGGRVKVPCLRIEKDGETKWMYESGDIVAYLQKEFA, from the coding sequence ATGAAGTTGATACGTTGGTTTTTAGGTAAGATCATTCTAGGATTGAATTTTGTTTTCTCACCAAAGGGTGTAAAACGAGATCAGAATGAACAGCAAATCATCAACCAAAAAACCCAGCAGCTGTCTCTTTACCAATTCGAAGCTTGTCCATTTTGTGTGAAAGTTCGCCGTGAAATGAAAAGGCAATCATTGAACATTGAGTTGCGCGATGCGAAAAATAATGCAACTCACAGAGAAGAATTAGAAAATGGCGGAGGACGAGTGAAAGTGCCTTGCCTTCGTATAGAAAAAGACGGTGAAACGAAGTGGATGTATGAATCTGGTGATATCGTTGCGTATCTCCAGAAAGAATTTGCGTAA
- a CDS encoding ABC transporter permease: protein MFKLVFVLLILSAGSLFVGVADLSLQKLLEGDEAAWEILLISRIPRLLAIWLAGAGLSIAGLIMQQISQNRFAAPSTSGTIECAMLGYLLSILIFGHGENLFLIFGTSILGTLLFVRFINTIQFKNAIYVPLVGIIFGNVVSAAATFIAYKFNLVQSLSTWAVANFSSVLQGNYELLYIAVPVAAFSYWYAARLSAAGMGKDFATNIGLNYQQVVVVGVMLVSVTSASIVMIVGELPFLGLIIPNLVAAYMGDNIRRNIPYTALCGAILVLVCDVAGRLIIFPYEVPISMIISILGGTAFLFLILRGKHNA, encoded by the coding sequence GTGTTTAAGTTAGTTTTTGTTTTACTTATATTAAGTGCAGGATCACTTTTTGTCGGTGTCGCCGACTTGAGCTTGCAAAAGCTCCTGGAAGGCGATGAAGCTGCATGGGAAATATTGCTGATTAGCCGCATTCCACGCTTGCTGGCAATTTGGCTAGCAGGGGCAGGGTTGAGTATTGCTGGTCTTATCATGCAGCAAATAAGCCAAAACCGCTTTGCCGCACCCTCTACGTCGGGCACCATTGAATGCGCAATGTTGGGATACTTGCTCAGCATCCTTATTTTTGGTCATGGTGAGAATCTATTTCTAATCTTTGGTACATCAATTCTTGGTACGTTACTTTTCGTAAGGTTCATCAACACCATTCAGTTTAAGAATGCGATATACGTTCCTTTAGTGGGTATCATATTCGGTAATGTCGTGTCGGCTGCCGCTACCTTTATTGCTTACAAATTTAATCTTGTCCAAAGTTTATCGACGTGGGCGGTAGCGAACTTTTCTAGCGTTCTTCAAGGCAATTATGAACTGCTCTATATCGCCGTTCCTGTTGCCGCCTTTAGTTATTGGTATGCCGCGAGGTTATCTGCCGCTGGAATGGGCAAAGATTTCGCAACAAATATAGGGCTTAATTACCAGCAGGTTGTGGTTGTGGGCGTTATGTTGGTCTCCGTTACTTCTGCCAGCATAGTGATGATTGTTGGCGAGTTGCCATTTTTAGGTCTGATAATTCCTAACCTAGTTGCCGCCTACATGGGAGATAATATTCGCCGAAATATTCCTTATACGGCACTGTGCGGAGCGATTCTCGTTCTAGTCTGTGATGTTGCTGGCAGGCTTATCATTTTCCCTTATGAAGTCCCCATTTCAATGATCATTAGCATTCTCGGTGGTACGGCGTTCTTGTTCCTCATTTTGAGAGGAAAGCATAATGCGTGA
- a CDS encoding iron chelate uptake ABC transporter family permease subunit — translation MRDRIVLTGFLIVALLFVFLFVGLGLNADNYEYFLSRRTPKVMAIVIASIAIAQSSLVFQTITHNRILTPSIMGFDSLYVLIQVCILVVLGGVGSVLLSSFVKFSISVAVTVGFSLALFSFYFRRENPNIMTLLLTGVIFGQLFSNIAGFFMMVMDPTEFSFLQGAMFASFNNVNSDLVYLCLIPLSIVIGCLYSLHNKLDVFWLDKDNALSLGVDVSKVTKQVLVLVSILIAVSTALVGPILFFGLLVANLTRQCFKTYRHKILMTGASLMGVCMLLSGQWVIERVFEFETTLSVIVNFVGGLYFLSLLIRQKV, via the coding sequence ATGCGTGACAGAATCGTCTTAACTGGTTTCCTAATTGTCGCTTTGTTGTTTGTTTTTCTGTTTGTTGGGTTAGGACTTAACGCAGATAACTATGAATACTTTTTGTCTCGTCGAACCCCTAAAGTGATGGCGATTGTTATCGCCTCCATTGCGATCGCACAGTCTTCTTTGGTGTTTCAAACTATCACACACAATAGAATATTAACCCCAAGTATCATGGGGTTTGACTCGCTGTATGTACTCATCCAAGTGTGTATTTTAGTGGTATTGGGTGGTGTGGGTTCTGTGTTACTCAGTTCATTCGTTAAATTTTCGATATCCGTTGCCGTTACGGTGGGTTTTTCGTTAGCACTTTTTAGTTTTTACTTTCGCCGAGAAAACCCCAATATCATGACGCTTCTACTGACTGGCGTGATTTTTGGGCAGCTGTTTTCCAATATCGCGGGCTTCTTTATGATGGTAATGGACCCGACAGAATTTTCTTTCCTTCAAGGTGCCATGTTTGCGAGCTTCAATAATGTAAACAGTGACCTAGTCTATTTGTGCTTGATTCCTCTATCCATTGTTATTGGGTGTTTGTATTCCTTACATAACAAACTGGATGTTTTTTGGTTGGATAAAGATAACGCATTAAGCCTAGGTGTAGACGTAAGCAAAGTAACGAAACAAGTTTTGGTGTTGGTTTCTATTCTGATTGCCGTTTCAACAGCGCTGGTTGGCCCAATTCTTTTCTTTGGTTTGTTGGTGGCTAATTTGACTCGACAATGCTTTAAAACCTATCGCCATAAGATTTTGATGACGGGTGCCTCGTTAATGGGGGTTTGCATGTTGTTAAGTGGGCAGTGGGTGATAGAGCGCGTATTTGAATTTGAAACAACGTTAAGTGTCATCGTGAACTTTGTTGGTGGTTTGTATTTTCTTTCCTTATTGATTAGGCAGAAAGTGTAG
- a CDS encoding iron ABC transporter ATP-binding protein, translated as MIKIEKLTKAFGNYKVVDQASASFVKGKVTSIIGPNGAGKSTLLSMASRLLQRDEGQVFIDTKEIADWDTKELAKRLAVLRQSNNLNMRFTIRELVSFGRFPHSAGKLGKHDVEVIDKAINYLDLKDIEDKYLDELSGGQRQLAFIAMVVAQDTDYVFLDEPLNNLDIKHSLQIMKNIRTLAHDLKKAVVIVIHDINFASCYSDNIVALKKGKVAARGTVSEVIDSNVLAEIYETDFQIHEVNGQRICMYYQ; from the coding sequence ATGATTAAAATTGAAAAACTTACCAAAGCATTTGGTAACTATAAAGTCGTCGACCAAGCTAGTGCGTCCTTTGTTAAAGGAAAGGTCACGTCAATCATTGGTCCTAACGGTGCAGGTAAAAGCACACTGTTGTCCATGGCGAGTCGCTTGTTGCAAAGAGATGAAGGACAAGTCTTCATCGACACGAAAGAAATCGCGGATTGGGATACGAAAGAACTGGCAAAACGATTGGCAGTGCTTAGACAATCTAACAATTTGAACATGCGATTTACGATTCGTGAGCTTGTCTCATTTGGTCGATTTCCCCACAGCGCTGGAAAACTGGGGAAACATGATGTCGAAGTGATCGACAAGGCGATCAATTATTTAGATCTTAAGGATATAGAAGACAAATATCTTGATGAACTGAGTGGCGGGCAGAGGCAGTTAGCATTCATTGCAATGGTCGTTGCTCAGGATACGGATTACGTCTTTCTTGATGAGCCTCTTAATAACCTTGATATAAAGCACTCACTTCAGATCATGAAAAATATTCGAACGTTAGCGCATGACTTAAAGAAAGCCGTAGTCATCGTGATTCACGATATCAATTTTGCATCCTGTTATTCCGACAATATTGTGGCATTAAAAAAAGGAAAAGTGGCTGCTCGTGGAACTGTAAGTGAAGTTATTGACTCCAACGTGTTAGCGGAAATCTATGAAACTGACTTCCAAATACATGAAGTAAATGGTCAGCGTATTTGCATGTATTACCAATAA
- a CDS encoding siderophore-interacting protein produces MTQILSVKSKSFITPSMLRITFSGDCVQTFTDDFAGAYIKLEFTEKGQSHVENGLLGNPTLRTYSIRRLDKENNEIDVDFVTHGNSIEAGLASYWAQQAQVGERLSVRGPGSVKTIEPNTDWCFIVADMTGLPGASTVLESLDRDLKGYAVFEVNTPEDIQEIDAPKGVEFQWVIKGDSESLASTVEKQQWLEGKPGIWCASEFSTMRQLRKYFRNEREVERDEIYISSYWKHGRTEDQHKVDKRKDAEQQAK; encoded by the coding sequence ATGACTCAGATTTTATCTGTTAAATCAAAATCGTTCATTACCCCATCCATGCTTAGAATCACCTTTAGTGGTGACTGTGTTCAGACATTTACTGATGATTTTGCGGGCGCATACATCAAGCTAGAGTTTACTGAAAAAGGTCAAAGCCATGTTGAAAACGGCTTACTGGGCAACCCAACTCTAAGAACGTACTCCATTCGCCGACTTGATAAAGAAAACAACGAAATCGATGTAGATTTTGTGACGCATGGAAACAGCATTGAGGCTGGGCTTGCTTCTTACTGGGCACAGCAAGCTCAAGTCGGAGAGCGTCTTTCTGTTCGCGGTCCCGGTAGCGTTAAAACAATAGAACCTAATACCGATTGGTGTTTCATTGTGGCAGACATGACGGGTTTACCGGGTGCTTCAACCGTGCTTGAGAGCCTTGATCGCGACCTTAAGGGATACGCCGTTTTTGAAGTAAATACACCAGAAGACATCCAAGAGATTGATGCACCCAAAGGTGTAGAGTTCCAATGGGTTATTAAGGGTGATTCTGAATCACTGGCTTCAACTGTTGAAAAGCAACAATGGCTAGAAGGCAAACCAGGCATATGGTGTGCGAGCGAGTTCTCAACTATGAGACAGCTAAGGAAATACTTCAGAAACGAGCGTGAAGTAGAGAGAGATGAAATTTACATCAGCAGCTACTGGAAGCATGGGCGTACAGAAGATCAGCACAAAGTTGACAAGAGAAAAGACGCAGAACAGCAAGCAAAATAA
- a CDS encoding response regulator transcription factor, with product MFDAVNSFELSSAFESSTNEKEINLLLVEDDPDLNSQLSALLSSQQYNVTSFESGSAALECMKTSSFDLIVLDVDLPDVDGFELLNFVREHSSTPVIMLTAYGAEEHRIRGLQFGADDYISKPCSFTEICLRIEAILRRTQSRIKPISSSSQLTHEELVLNKYTQIVTVQAKEEPADVQLTPIQFKLLWTLAQNKGHVQSKPYLYQAVLDRDFCQYDRSLDMHLSRIRKKLVAEGMPSTRIKTVHGKGYLFV from the coding sequence ATGTTTGACGCGGTCAATAGTTTTGAGCTTTCTTCAGCATTTGAAAGCAGTACCAATGAAAAAGAAATTAACCTGTTATTGGTAGAGGATGACCCAGATCTTAACTCTCAACTTTCGGCATTGTTGTCGTCTCAACAATACAATGTAACGAGCTTTGAATCGGGTTCAGCGGCGTTAGAGTGCATGAAGACGAGCTCGTTTGATTTGATTGTGCTGGATGTCGATTTGCCTGATGTTGATGGCTTTGAGTTATTGAACTTTGTCCGCGAACATTCAAGTACGCCAGTCATTATGCTGACTGCTTATGGCGCAGAAGAGCACAGGATCCGTGGGTTACAATTTGGTGCCGATGATTACATCTCTAAGCCATGCAGCTTCACCGAGATATGTTTGCGAATAGAAGCGATTTTAAGACGAACGCAATCACGTATTAAGCCTATAAGCAGTTCATCTCAACTTACTCATGAAGAACTCGTTCTAAATAAGTACACGCAAATCGTAACGGTACAGGCAAAAGAAGAGCCTGCCGACGTTCAACTCACGCCTATTCAGTTCAAATTGTTGTGGACGTTAGCCCAAAACAAAGGGCATGTGCAATCTAAGCCTTATCTATATCAAGCTGTGCTGGATCGTGATTTTTGCCAATATGATCGCAGCCTAGATATGCACTTGAGTCGAATTCGTAAAAAGCTTGTTGCTGAAGGCATGCCTTCAACCCGTATTAAAACCGTTCACGGTAAAGGTTATCTGTTTGTATGA
- a CDS encoding sensor histidine kinase, with amino-acid sequence MKKVLFWRLFIILSLGVVIFFSLLHSVAILSEEKMSYIKQSHRDEILAWGSKAQDLVDENRLDELDLWLKELAVQEDTWATLVRSQVDVIGGNALNQRFFDGYGIGRNVDWKIHLYFPDNPIMEVALRQGNYHFLIILPDRMRPGTYMSHAFWLFRFVIPFIALLALTVYIYRYVMKPLQRFHYATQEFSRGNYHERIGNSEINSNDEFGEIARTFDEMAERTSTVIEHHRNLISDMSHEIRTPISRIELALNCIERGIDVKGMFSRIETEVRNVRRLAEDTLTLAWIENERPDLRKETFDLTELVDSIIEDASFEYPNANISVSLPDHLVLSHSSQRALGQAIENVIRNGLRYTPEQGSFHVSAERLGNDVVLKIRDSGPGVPESMLSQIFKPFFKVKQKNNEGRSGFGVGLALAKRHIESVKGRIIAVNNATDGLEMIITLPHDA; translated from the coding sequence ATGAAGAAAGTGCTTTTCTGGCGACTCTTTATCATCCTTTCATTAGGCGTCGTCATCTTTTTCTCATTGCTTCACAGTGTTGCGATTCTATCTGAAGAAAAAATGAGCTACATCAAGCAGTCGCATCGAGATGAAATTCTCGCTTGGGGTAGCAAAGCACAAGATTTAGTAGACGAAAACCGATTAGACGAGTTGGACCTTTGGTTAAAAGAACTGGCGGTTCAAGAAGATACGTGGGCGACACTCGTACGTTCGCAGGTCGATGTAATCGGCGGAAATGCACTTAACCAACGATTTTTTGATGGGTATGGGATTGGTCGAAATGTTGACTGGAAAATACACCTCTATTTTCCGGACAATCCCATTATGGAAGTGGCTCTTAGGCAAGGGAATTATCACTTTTTAATCATATTGCCTGATCGCATGAGACCGGGAACGTATATGTCTCATGCGTTTTGGTTGTTCCGATTTGTTATCCCGTTTATAGCCTTGCTTGCATTAACGGTTTATATCTATCGCTATGTAATGAAACCATTGCAGCGCTTTCACTATGCAACACAAGAATTTAGCCGAGGAAACTATCATGAGCGAATCGGTAACTCTGAAATAAACAGTAACGATGAATTTGGTGAAATCGCCAGAACGTTTGATGAAATGGCCGAACGTACGTCGACGGTTATCGAACATCATCGTAACCTGATCAGCGATATGTCCCATGAGATTCGAACACCGATCAGCCGAATAGAACTGGCGCTGAACTGTATCGAGCGCGGCATCGATGTAAAAGGCATGTTCAGTCGAATCGAAACGGAAGTACGCAATGTACGTCGATTAGCAGAAGATACGCTGACGCTTGCATGGATTGAGAACGAACGGCCTGACCTTAGAAAAGAAACGTTCGATCTAACGGAGTTAGTTGATTCAATCATTGAAGACGCATCGTTCGAATACCCAAATGCCAATATATCAGTATCGCTACCCGATCATTTGGTCTTAAGCCATTCTAGCCAACGCGCCTTAGGGCAAGCTATTGAAAACGTAATCCGTAATGGTCTCCGGTATACACCAGAGCAGGGAAGTTTTCATGTATCTGCGGAAAGGCTGGGAAATGACGTTGTACTAAAAATTCGAGATTCTGGGCCAGGTGTTCCAGAGTCGATGCTTTCTCAAATCTTTAAGCCATTTTTTAAAGTAAAGCAAAAAAACAACGAAGGACGAAGCGGATTTGGTGTTGGGCTAGCGCTGGCTAAACGACATATAGAATCTGTTAAAGGAAGAATCATAGCGGTAAACAATGCAACTGATGGCTTAGAAATGATCATCACGTTGCCACATGATGCATAA
- a CDS encoding TonB-dependent receptor domain-containing protein, with protein sequence MNSISQFKLTPIASALLLVSTVSVAQDDIEVIEVKGSQHQSVDISIDQSALENAQANDLNDIFRKESEVNVGGSSSVSQKIYVRGLEDTMLNVSVDGAEQSGNLFHHQGRLSIEPELLKRVEVNAGAGRATDGPGALGGAIKFETKDAQDLLNGGEQFGGNVKAGYYSNNSAYKTSASLYGNVTEDWGVLASFSYKDSNNIVDGNGDEQEYSGSKQKFALVKLSGNLTDTQKLSFSYDYSDDNGEKLNRPHWVPSKKNAALQQETGRQTLTLNHQIAVSDYVNVDTTIYTNEQTLTHKDHPRWGTSAGSMNTYGGKLFNTSHLGNHSLVVGVDVKQDNAKLNTGGSDSTEKGTVYGVFAQNDWQATEQLLLTAGARYDTYKLTDSKDVEFDSNGFSPNVGATFTVIDGLDVFASYAKAFRGQQTKELFVLDYRQNDPNRKPEKATNAEVGAKYYNNGFSAGITLFDSEIEDVVSNKGKEMTNVGKLTNKGANAFAGYEVGDLSTRLSYSQSSPKLDGEPLTDDNMTIGTSVGDTWILDFIYQPQETMEFGWNTKIVERLTETGNSVTENEKAGYSVHDLYARWMPLTDEELALTLSVKNVFNEYYFDHASYYVYGDSTVARGFANAGRDIRFNVSWSF encoded by the coding sequence GTGAACTCAATTTCTCAATTTAAATTAACACCTATTGCAAGTGCATTGTTACTGGTATCAACCGTCAGCGTTGCACAAGACGATATTGAAGTTATCGAAGTAAAAGGAAGCCAACATCAATCGGTTGATATTTCAATCGATCAAAGTGCATTAGAAAACGCGCAAGCGAATGATTTAAACGATATCTTTCGTAAAGAATCCGAAGTAAACGTTGGTGGTTCTTCTTCTGTATCGCAAAAAATTTACGTTCGTGGCTTAGAAGACACGATGTTGAACGTTAGCGTAGATGGTGCCGAACAATCCGGTAATCTTTTCCATCACCAAGGGCGCTTATCCATTGAGCCTGAGCTTTTAAAGCGAGTAGAGGTTAACGCTGGTGCAGGACGTGCGACAGATGGACCAGGGGCATTAGGCGGTGCAATCAAATTTGAAACCAAAGATGCCCAAGACTTGCTTAACGGTGGGGAACAATTCGGCGGTAACGTAAAGGCTGGTTATTACAGTAATAACAGTGCGTATAAAACATCCGCCAGTTTATACGGAAACGTAACTGAAGACTGGGGTGTGTTGGCGAGCTTTAGCTACAAAGACTCTAACAACATCGTCGATGGCAATGGCGATGAGCAAGAATACAGCGGTTCGAAGCAGAAATTTGCGTTAGTTAAGCTTTCAGGAAACCTAACAGACACCCAAAAGCTTTCCTTCAGTTATGACTACAGCGACGATAACGGTGAAAAGCTTAACCGTCCGCATTGGGTACCAAGTAAGAAAAATGCGGCATTACAGCAAGAAACAGGTCGTCAAACGCTGACATTGAACCACCAAATTGCGGTGAGCGATTACGTCAATGTCGACACAACGATATACACCAACGAACAAACGCTAACGCACAAAGATCACCCGCGTTGGGGAACCAGTGCAGGAAGCATGAATACATACGGCGGTAAGCTGTTTAACACTAGCCACTTAGGCAACCACTCACTCGTAGTTGGTGTGGATGTTAAGCAAGACAACGCAAAACTAAACACGGGTGGCAGTGACAGCACTGAAAAAGGGACCGTGTATGGCGTGTTTGCCCAAAATGATTGGCAAGCAACTGAGCAGTTGTTACTTACTGCAGGTGCTCGATACGACACTTACAAGCTTACCGACAGCAAAGATGTTGAATTCGACTCGAATGGCTTTAGCCCAAATGTAGGTGCTACGTTCACCGTTATCGACGGTTTGGATGTATTTGCAAGTTACGCGAAAGCGTTTAGAGGTCAGCAAACCAAAGAGTTGTTTGTTTTGGATTACAGACAAAATGATCCAAACCGTAAGCCAGAGAAAGCCACGAATGCTGAAGTTGGCGCAAAGTACTACAACAATGGTTTTAGCGCTGGTATCACTCTTTTTGATAGTGAAATCGAAGATGTTGTGAGCAACAAAGGCAAAGAGATGACCAATGTTGGCAAATTGACCAACAAAGGTGCAAATGCGTTTGCAGGTTACGAAGTCGGTGACCTATCGACAAGACTCAGCTACAGCCAATCCAGCCCTAAGTTGGACGGAGAGCCATTGACCGATGACAACATGACTATCGGAACATCTGTTGGTGATACATGGATTTTAGATTTCATTTATCAGCCGCAAGAAACGATGGAATTTGGTTGGAATACGAAGATTGTAGAGCGTTTAACGGAAACGGGTAATTCCGTAACTGAAAACGAAAAAGCAGGCTACAGCGTGCATGATCTTTACGCTCGTTGGATGCCGCTAACGGATGAAGAATTGGCATTAACGTTGTCGGTGAAGAACGTGTTTAATGAATACTACTTTGATCACGCGTCTTACTACGTTTATGGCGACAGTACCGTCGCACGTGGCTTCGCGAATGCTGGTAGAGACATCAGATTCAACGTGAGTTGGTCATTCTAA